In Lachnospiraceae bacterium, one DNA window encodes the following:
- a CDS encoding 2-hydroxyacyl-CoA dehydratase, giving the protein MDQTTTYYTLGIDIGSTTVKVALLDQDLHIIFSDYERHYANIQETLAGLLKKALNQTGPIDIIPVITGSGGLTLSSHLQVPFVQEVVAVASALQDYAPQTDVAIELGGEDAKIIYFTGGIDQRMNGICAGGTGSFIDQMASLLQTDAAGLNTYAKDYKAIYPIAARCGVFAKSDIQPLINDGATREDLAASIFQAVVNQTISGLACGKPIRGNVAFLGGPLHFLPELRKAFVRTLHLTPEQTIAPDHSHLFAAVGAAMNPKEGQKPVAITHMINTLSNGIKMDFEVKRMDPLFKDQAEYDAFTEDHGHNHVRSGDLSSYKGNCYLGIDAGSTTTKAALVGEDGTLLYRFYDNNNGSPLATAIRAVTEIKEQLPKTAHIAYSCSTGYGEALLKAALMLDEGEVETISHYYAAAFFEPEVDCILDIGGQDMKCIKIKDGTVDSVQLNEACSSGCGSFIETFAKSLNYSVKDFAKEALFAKNPTDLGTRCTVFMNSNVKQAQKEGATVADISAGLAYSVIKNALFKVIKITNASDLGKHVVVQGGTFYNDAVLRSFEKISGCRAVRPDIAGIMGAFGAALIAKERFHMAGEKETTMLPLDKIIGLQYTTSMTRCKGCNNHCVLTINQFGSGRHYISGNRCERGLGLAKAKKEIPNLFGYKYHRMFDYEPLPLDKSDRGVVGIPRVLNMYENFPFWAVFFKKLRYHVTLSPQSTRQIYELGIESIPSESECYPAKLVHGHISWLIHQGVKFIFYPCIPYERNESPEAGNHYNCPMVTSYAENIKNNVEELETEHVDFMNPFMAFTNEKILTDGLVREFGKKFQIPEAEIRMAAHAGWEELLASRSDMEKKGEETLSWMKEHGKRGIVLAGRPYHVDPEIHHGIPDLIASYGFAVLTEDSVSHMGKVERPLVVTDQWMYHSRLYEAASFVKTRDDLDLIQLNSFGCGLDAVTTDQVAEILTKSGKIYTVLKIDEVNNLGAARIRIRSLIAALRVRDQKHYERKVVSSAYNRVMFTREMKKDYTLLCPQMSPIHFDLIEPAIRAFGYNIEILQNHNRNAVDVGLQYVNNDACYPSLIVIGQIMDALLSGKYDLNRTAVFMSQTGGGCRASNYIGFIRRALEKAGMPQVPVISVNANGMETNPGFSITLPLMTKAMQAIVYGDIFMRVLYATRPYEAVPGSADALHEKWKKICIRALSKRQPAMMEFARNIRGIIRDFDNLNRLDIKKPKVGIVGEILVKFSPLANNHVVELLESEGAEAVMPDLLDFLLYCFYNSNFKAEHLGMKKSTARLCNAGIALLEFFRKTARKELAASKHFTPPSEIRDLAEMAKGFVSLGNQTGEGWFLTGEMLELIHSGVKNIICTQPFGCLPNHIVGKGVIKELRKSYPESNIIAVDYDPGASEVNQLNRIKLMLATAQKNLKAENA; this is encoded by the coding sequence ATGGATCAGACTACAACTTATTACACCCTGGGGATCGATATCGGTTCAACAACTGTCAAAGTTGCATTACTGGATCAGGATCTTCATATTATATTCTCCGATTATGAGCGTCATTATGCCAATATTCAGGAAACTCTGGCTGGACTTTTAAAGAAAGCCTTAAACCAGACCGGCCCCATTGATATTATCCCGGTGATCACCGGCTCCGGCGGCCTTACACTTTCATCTCACTTACAAGTTCCTTTTGTCCAGGAAGTTGTGGCAGTTGCTTCTGCTCTCCAGGACTACGCACCACAGACCGACGTGGCCATTGAGTTAGGCGGCGAAGATGCCAAGATCATTTACTTTACAGGCGGCATCGACCAGCGCATGAACGGTATCTGTGCAGGAGGAACCGGATCTTTTATTGACCAGATGGCATCTCTTTTACAAACTGATGCTGCCGGACTGAATACATATGCCAAAGATTACAAGGCTATCTATCCTATCGCAGCCCGCTGCGGCGTTTTCGCAAAATCTGATATACAACCGCTGATCAATGACGGCGCTACCAGGGAAGATCTGGCTGCCTCTATTTTCCAGGCAGTAGTAAACCAGACCATCAGTGGTCTTGCCTGTGGTAAACCTATCCGGGGAAATGTTGCCTTTTTAGGCGGACCTTTACATTTCCTTCCTGAACTGAGAAAAGCCTTTGTGCGCACACTGCACCTGACTCCGGAACAGACCATTGCACCGGATCACTCCCATCTGTTTGCAGCTGTAGGCGCTGCCATGAACCCAAAGGAAGGGCAGAAACCGGTAGCTATTACCCACATGATCAACACCCTTTCCAATGGCATTAAAATGGATTTTGAAGTAAAGCGTATGGATCCCCTGTTTAAGGATCAGGCAGAATATGATGCTTTTACCGAAGATCACGGTCACAACCATGTGCGCTCCGGCGACCTTTCTTCTTACAAAGGAAACTGCTATCTGGGCATTGATGCCGGTTCTACCACTACCAAAGCAGCTCTGGTGGGAGAAGACGGCACTTTATTATACCGTTTTTATGATAATAATAATGGTAGTCCTTTAGCAACTGCCATCCGTGCAGTAACAGAGATCAAAGAACAGCTTCCTAAAACAGCCCATATTGCTTACTCCTGCTCTACCGGATACGGGGAAGCCCTTTTAAAGGCTGCTCTTATGTTAGATGAAGGAGAAGTTGAGACCATTTCCCACTATTATGCAGCTGCTTTCTTTGAGCCGGAAGTTGACTGTATCCTGGACATAGGCGGACAGGATATGAAGTGCATTAAGATCAAAGACGGAACTGTAGACAGCGTACAGTTAAATGAGGCATGTTCCTCAGGATGTGGTTCTTTTATTGAAACTTTCGCAAAAAGCTTAAATTACAGCGTAAAAGATTTCGCAAAAGAAGCATTATTTGCAAAAAATCCTACAGATCTTGGTACCCGCTGTACTGTATTTATGAACTCCAACGTAAAACAGGCACAGAAAGAGGGCGCAACTGTTGCTGATATTTCCGCAGGTCTGGCTTACTCTGTTATTAAAAATGCTTTATTTAAGGTGATCAAGATCACCAACGCCTCTGATCTTGGAAAACATGTAGTTGTGCAGGGCGGTACCTTCTATAATGACGCCGTTCTTCGCAGCTTTGAGAAGATCTCTGGCTGCCGTGCAGTCCGCCCGGACATTGCCGGTATCATGGGAGCTTTCGGCGCAGCACTGATCGCAAAAGAACGTTTCCACATGGCCGGTGAAAAAGAGACCACCATGCTGCCTCTGGATAAGATCATCGGACTGCAGTACACCACCTCTATGACCAGGTGCAAAGGCTGCAATAACCATTGCGTTTTAACCATCAACCAGTTCGGAAGCGGACGCCACTATATTTCCGGGAACCGCTGCGAGCGTGGTCTTGGACTTGCAAAAGCAAAAAAAGAGATCCCCAACCTGTTTGGCTACAAATATCACAGAATGTTCGACTATGAACCGCTGCCTTTAGATAAATCAGACCGTGGCGTGGTTGGTATCCCGAGAGTTTTAAATATGTATGAAAACTTCCCATTCTGGGCTGTTTTCTTTAAAAAGCTACGCTACCATGTAACACTTTCCCCACAGTCTACCAGACAGATCTACGAACTGGGCATTGAGTCCATTCCAAGTGAGTCTGAGTGTTATCCGGCCAAGCTGGTACACGGCCATATTTCATGGCTCATACACCAGGGCGTGAAGTTCATCTTCTACCCATGTATCCCTTATGAGCGAAATGAAAGCCCGGAGGCAGGAAACCATTACAACTGTCCAATGGTTACTTCTTATGCGGAAAACATTAAAAATAACGTAGAAGAATTAGAAACAGAGCATGTAGATTTCATGAACCCATTCATGGCATTTACAAATGAAAAGATCTTAACAGACGGTCTGGTACGGGAATTTGGAAAAAAATTCCAGATCCCGGAAGCTGAGATCCGTATGGCAGCCCACGCTGGCTGGGAAGAACTGCTGGCATCCCGTTCTGATATGGAGAAAAAAGGGGAAGAAACTCTTTCCTGGATGAAAGAACACGGAAAGCGGGGCATTGTACTGGCCGGAAGACCTTACCATGTAGACCCGGAGATTCACCACGGTATCCCGGACCTGATCGCTTCCTATGGTTTTGCCGTGCTGACAGAAGACTCTGTTTCCCATATGGGTAAAGTGGAGCGGCCTTTAGTTGTCACCGACCAGTGGATGTACCATTCCCGTCTTTATGAAGCTGCAAGCTTTGTAAAAACCAGAGATGACCTGGATCTGATCCAGTTAAATTCCTTTGGCTGCGGTCTGGACGCTGTTACTACTGACCAGGTTGCTGAGATCTTAACTAAGTCAGGAAAGATCTATACTGTATTAAAGATTGACGAGGTAAATAACCTGGGAGCTGCCCGTATCCGTATCCGTTCTCTCATCGCAGCTCTGCGTGTACGTGACCAGAAGCATTATGAACGGAAAGTAGTTTCCAGCGCTTACAACCGTGTGATGTTTACCAGGGAAATGAAGAAGGATTACACCTTATTATGCCCCCAGATGTCACCGATCCATTTTGACCTGATCGAGCCTGCCATCCGCGCCTTTGGTTATAATATAGAAATCCTGCAGAATCACAACCGCAATGCCGTAGATGTAGGTCTTCAGTATGTAAATAATGATGCCTGCTACCCATCCCTGATCGTTATTGGTCAGATCATGGACGCACTGTTATCCGGAAAATATGATCTGAACCGCACAGCAGTCTTTATGAGCCAGACCGGCGGCGGCTGCCGTGCCTCCAACTATATCGGATTTATCCGCCGGGCACTTGAAAAAGCCGGTATGCCCCAGGTTCCGGTTATTTCTGTTAATGCAAACGGTATGGAGACCAATCCTGGTTTCTCTATTACGCTGCCACTGATGACCAAAGCCATGCAGGCTATTGTATACGGTGACATTTTCATGCGTGTCCTTTATGCAACCAGACCATATGAGGCAGTTCCGGGAAGTGCAGACGCACTCCATGAGAAATGGAAAAAGATCTGTATCAGGGCCCTTTCCAAGAGACAGCCTGCCATGATGGAATTTGCCAGAAATATCCGCGGCATTATCCGTGATTTTGACAATCTGAATCGTCTTGATATTAAGAAGCCGAAGGTTGGTATTGTAGGCGAGATCCTTGTTAAGTTCTCTCCTCTGGCTAACAACCATGTAGTAGAGCTTCTGGAATCAGAAGGCGCAGAGGCTGTAATGCCTGATCTGCTGGATTTTCTTCTTTACTGCTTCTACAACAGTAATTTCAAGGCTGAACATCTTGGAATGAAGAAGTCCACTGCAAGACTCTGCAACGCAGGTATCGCCCTGTTAGAGTTCTTCAGAAAGACCGCAAGAAAAGAACTGGCTGCCAGCAAACATTTTACACCGCCATCTGAGATCCGTGATCTTGCAGAAATGGCAAAGGGCTTTGTATCCTTAGGAAACCAGACTGGCGAAGGCTGGTTTTTGACCGGCGAGATGCTGGAGCTGATCCACAGCGGTGTTAAAAATATCATCTGCACCCAGCCATTTGGCTGCCTGCCAAACCACATTGTCGGAAAAGGTGTGATCAAGGAACTTCGAAAGAGCTATCCAGAATCCAATATCATCGCTGTAGACTACGATCCAGGTGCCAGTGAAGTTAACCAGTTGAACCGTATTAAATTGATGCTGGCTACGGCCCAGAAGAATCTGAAGGCTGAAAATGCTTAA
- a CDS encoding magnesium transporter CorA family protein, with translation MIRIFKTEDGAMHEKEEMEPGSWIALTNPTASEILEIADACQIDPDHLKAPLDEEERSRIEAEDEYTLILVDIPSIEERNGKDWFVTIPMAIITTKDMLITVCLEETPVLTAFMDGRVRDFHTFMKTRFILQILYKNATQYLQYLRIIDKKSEVIENKLHQSQKNEELIELLELQKSLVYFTTSLRSNEVVLEKLLRIDKIKKYPEDTDLLEDVIVENKQAMEMTSIYNGILSGTMDTFASVISNNLNIVMKFLATVTIVMSIPTMIASFYGMNVRASGMPFAESPYGFGIVLFFTLLLTLIVAYIFNKKDLF, from the coding sequence ATGATACGGATTTTCAAGACAGAAGATGGCGCTATGCATGAAAAAGAAGAGATGGAGCCAGGCTCATGGATCGCCCTGACCAATCCTACCGCTTCGGAGATCTTAGAGATCGCTGATGCGTGCCAGATCGATCCGGACCATCTGAAGGCACCTCTGGATGAGGAAGAGCGCTCACGTATAGAGGCAGAAGATGAATATACGCTGATACTGGTGGATATTCCTTCTATAGAAGAGAGAAACGGGAAAGACTGGTTTGTGACCATTCCTATGGCGATCATTACGACCAAGGATATGCTTATAACCGTCTGCCTGGAGGAGACCCCTGTCCTTACCGCCTTTATGGACGGAAGAGTCAGGGACTTCCACACATTTATGAAAACAAGGTTTATCTTACAGATCCTTTATAAAAATGCCACCCAGTATCTGCAGTACCTGCGTATTATTGATAAAAAGAGTGAAGTCATTGAAAATAAGCTTCACCAGTCCCAGAAAAATGAGGAACTGATCGAACTGTTAGAGCTTCAAAAATCGCTGGTGTACTTTACCACTTCCCTTCGTTCCAATGAAGTAGTGCTGGAGAAGTTATTAAGGATTGATAAGATCAAGAAGTATCCGGAAGATACAGATCTTCTGGAAGATGTAATCGTTGAGAATAAGCAGGCTATGGAGATGACCAGTATTTACAATGGCATCTTAAGCGGTACTATGGATACCTTTGCCTCTGTTATTTCTAACAATTTAAATATTGTTATGAAATTTTTGGCAACTGTTACCATTGTTATGTCTATTCCTACCATGATCGCAAGCTTTTATGGTATGAACGTAAGAGCCAGCGGAATGCCTTTTGCAGAAAGTCCATATGGTTTCGGCATCGTGCTTTTCTTTACTTTGTTATTGACTTTGATCGTTGCTTATATATTTAATAAGAAAGATCTGTTTTAA
- the pyk gene encoding pyruvate kinase has protein sequence MKKTKIVCTMGPNTNDKNIMLELAKNGMDVARFNFSHGDYAEHQSRLEILKEVRKELDRPVAALLDTKGPEIRTGVLKDGKKVSLKEGQTFTLTTREIIGDETITHINYSGLNEDVAAGNKILIDDGLIELEVEKVEGTEIVCTVINGGELGEKKGVNVPNVKIKLPALTEKDKEDIRFGIKQGFDFIAASFVRTADCIREIKSMLDSEGSAIKVIAKIENAEGIDNLDEIIAVADGIMVARGDMGVEIPAQEVPHIQKEIIRKCNEACKTVITATQMLDSMIRNPRPTRAEVTDVANAVYDGTDAVMLSGETAMGKYPVDALKMMVSIVEETEAYLDYSAYRRRKVTEENMKNISNAVCAASVSTAHDIGADYIIAPSITGFTSMMLSKWRPAARIIGMSPSTTTVRQMMLQWGVTPIWSRRAESTDELIENSLEELKSGNVIKSGDLAVITAGIVTYARRHEAAAATNIMRVVSVD, from the coding sequence ATGAAGAAAACTAAGATCGTCTGCACTATGGGCCCCAACACAAATGACAAGAACATTATGCTGGAACTGGCTAAAAATGGAATGGACGTAGCTCGTTTTAACTTCTCCCACGGTGATTATGCAGAGCATCAGAGCCGTCTGGAAATCTTAAAAGAAGTAAGAAAGGAACTGGACCGGCCGGTAGCAGCTCTTCTTGATACAAAGGGACCGGAGATCCGTACCGGTGTATTAAAAGATGGAAAAAAAGTTTCTTTAAAGGAAGGACAGACCTTTACTTTAACTACCAGAGAGATCATTGGTGATGAGACTATTACCCATATAAACTACTCTGGCCTGAATGAGGACGTTGCAGCCGGAAATAAGATCCTGATCGATGACGGTCTGATCGAGCTGGAAGTGGAAAAGGTAGAAGGTACAGAGATTGTTTGTACTGTTATCAATGGTGGTGAGTTAGGTGAGAAAAAGGGTGTAAATGTTCCTAATGTAAAGATCAAGCTTCCGGCGCTGACTGAAAAAGATAAAGAAGATATCCGTTTTGGCATCAAGCAGGGCTTTGATTTTATTGCAGCTTCTTTTGTCCGTACTGCTGACTGTATCCGTGAGATCAAGTCTATGCTGGATTCTGAAGGTTCTGCCATCAAAGTCATCGCTAAGATCGAAAATGCAGAAGGTATTGATAATTTAGATGAGATCATTGCAGTTGCAGACGGCATTATGGTAGCAAGAGGTGATATGGGTGTTGAGATCCCGGCACAGGAAGTTCCACATATCCAGAAGGAGATCATCCGCAAGTGCAACGAGGCATGCAAGACTGTTATCACTGCAACCCAGATGTTAGACTCCATGATCCGCAATCCAAGACCTACCAGAGCAGAGGTTACGGACGTTGCCAATGCTGTTTATGATGGTACTGATGCAGTGATGCTTTCAGGTGAAACTGCTATGGGTAAATATCCGGTTGACGCATTAAAAATGATGGTATCTATTGTTGAAGAGACCGAAGCTTACCTGGATTACAGCGCATATCGCCGCCGTAAAGTAACAGAGGAGAATATGAAGAACATCTCCAATGCAGTCTGCGCAGCTTCTGTTTCTACTGCACATGATATTGGCGCTGATTATATTATCGCCCCAAGTATCACAGGATTTACATCTATGATGCTTTCCAAGTGGAGACCGGCAGCACGTATCATTGGTATGTCCCCAAGCACTACTACTGTCCGTCAGATGATGCTTCAGTGGGGTGTAACACCTATATGGTCCCGTCGTGCAGAGAGTACGGATGAGCTGATTGAAAACTCTTTAGAAGAGTTAAAGAGCGGCAATGTGATCAAATCTGGTGATCTGGCCGTTATTACCGCAGGCATTGTTACCTATGCAAGACGTCACGAGGCAGCAGCAGCTACCAATATCATGCGTGTGGTAAGTGTGGACTAG
- a CDS encoding diaminopimelate decarboxylase, with protein MEKKPFVTLAQVEEIAKTYPTPFYLYDEKGIRENVKRLKQAFAWNKGYKEYFAVKATPNPFILKILQEYGCGTDCSSLTELMMSKACGFSGSDVMFSSNDTPPEEFAYANEMGGIINLDDITHIQCLEDTLGFIPETISCRFNPGGVFKISNDIMDNPGDAKYGMTTEQIFEAFKILKSKGAKHFGIHAFLASNTVTNEYYPMLAKILFELAVKLKEETGAHISFINLSGGIGIPYRPDQEPNDIMAIGEGVRKVYEEVLVPAGMDDVALCTELGRFMLGPYGCLVTKAIHEKHTHKEYIGVDSCAVNLMRPAMYGAYHHITVLGKEDAPCDHKYDITGSLCENNDKFAIDRMLPEIKKGDFLVIHDAGAHGFAMGYNYNGKLKSAELLLKEDGSVQMIRRAETPKDYFATFDFCGIMDGYDK; from the coding sequence ATGGAAAAGAAACCGTTTGTTACACTGGCGCAGGTAGAAGAAATCGCCAAGACCTATCCAACCCCCTTTTATCTGTATGATGAAAAAGGTATCCGCGAAAATGTAAAACGTCTGAAACAGGCATTTGCCTGGAATAAGGGATACAAAGAATATTTTGCAGTAAAAGCAACCCCAAATCCATTTATTTTAAAGATCCTGCAGGAATATGGCTGCGGTACAGACTGCTCTTCCTTAACAGAGTTAATGATGTCAAAGGCCTGCGGTTTTTCCGGTTCTGACGTAATGTTTTCCTCTAATGATACTCCACCTGAGGAATTTGCTTATGCAAATGAAATGGGCGGGATCATCAATCTGGATGATATTACCCATATCCAGTGTCTGGAAGATACATTAGGTTTTATTCCGGAAACCATCAGCTGTCGTTTTAATCCAGGTGGCGTATTTAAGATCAGCAATGACATTATGGACAACCCGGGAGATGCAAAGTATGGTATGACTACGGAGCAGATTTTTGAAGCATTTAAGATCTTAAAATCAAAAGGGGCAAAGCATTTTGGTATCCATGCTTTTCTGGCAAGTAATACAGTTACCAATGAGTATTATCCAATGCTTGCAAAGATCCTTTTTGAGCTGGCTGTTAAATTAAAAGAAGAAACCGGTGCCCATATCAGCTTTATCAATTTGTCAGGTGGTATCGGTATCCCTTATCGTCCGGATCAGGAGCCGAATGACATTATGGCTATTGGTGAAGGTGTACGCAAGGTTTATGAGGAGGTTTTAGTTCCGGCCGGAATGGATGATGTAGCTCTCTGCACAGAGCTTGGACGTTTTATGTTAGGACCTTACGGATGCTTGGTTACTAAGGCAATCCACGAAAAGCATACTCACAAGGAGTATATTGGTGTAGATTCCTGTGCAGTAAACCTGATGCGCCCGGCTATGTACGGTGCTTATCATCATATTACTGTTCTTGGAAAAGAAGATGCGCCTTGCGACCATAAATATGATATTACAGGTTCTCTTTGCGAGAATAATGATAAATTTGCTATTGACCGTATGCTTCCTGAAATCAAAAAGGGTGATTTTTTAGTGATCCATGATGCAGGTGCCCATGGTTTTGCAATGGGTTATAATTATAACGGCAAGTTAAAATCAGCAGAACTTTTATTAAAGGAAGATGGTTCTGTCCAGATGATCCGCCGCGCAGAAACTCCAAAGGATTACTTTGCAACCTTTGATTTTTGTGGTATCATGGATGGGTATGATAAATAG
- the proC gene encoding pyrroline-5-carboxylate reductase, with amino-acid sequence MAKIGFIGMGNMGSAILNGLLRVYKPEDLLFTAAHKEKMEAVTAKTGVPHAVSNAECVKKSEYVILAVKPQYFETVFEEIRPVLKEDQIVISLAPGQTIASLTERLDGKVRIVRTMPNTPALLGEGMTGMAYEESRYNEEEKAVLCGIFEACGRLEVVDERMMDAVGCVSGCSPAYVYMFIEALADGAVKYGLPRAKAYQMAAQTVLGSAKMVLETGKHPGQLKDEVCSPGGTTIAGVSALEEWGFRNAVIKAEDASYEMGKKM; translated from the coding sequence ATGGCAAAAATCGGTTTCATTGGAATGGGAAATATGGGATCTGCTATTTTAAACGGACTTTTACGGGTATATAAGCCGGAAGATTTATTATTTACAGCAGCCCACAAAGAAAAAATGGAGGCTGTAACAGCAAAGACCGGAGTGCCCCATGCAGTATCCAATGCAGAGTGTGTAAAAAAGTCTGAATACGTGATCCTGGCGGTAAAACCACAATATTTTGAGACAGTATTTGAGGAGATCCGTCCAGTATTAAAGGAAGATCAGATCGTTATCTCACTGGCACCTGGACAGACCATTGCAAGCCTTACAGAACGTTTAGACGGAAAGGTGCGTATAGTGCGTACCATGCCAAATACACCGGCACTGTTAGGTGAAGGCATGACAGGTATGGCATATGAGGAGTCCCGTTACAATGAAGAGGAAAAGGCAGTGCTTTGTGGTATTTTTGAGGCCTGCGGACGTCTGGAAGTGGTAGATGAGCGGATGATGGATGCAGTTGGCTGTGTCAGCGGCTGTTCACCGGCTTATGTATATATGTTTATTGAAGCATTGGCAGACGGAGCTGTAAAATATGGACTTCCAAGAGCCAAGGCATACCAGATGGCAGCCCAGACAGTTCTCGGAAGCGCAAAAATGGTACTGGAAACAGGAAAGCATCCGGGTCAGTTAAAGGACGAGGTATGCTCACCTGGAGGTACTACCATTGCCGGTGTATCTGCACTGGAAGAGTGGGGCTTTAGGAATGCTGTGATCAAGGCAGAAGATGCCAGCTATGAAATGGGTAAGAAAATGTAA
- a CDS encoding NUDIX hydrolase, which translates to MGKVENEGMPVVRLDRQLKYQGNILKMYEDTVLANGHEAHWDFIHHDGAAAVLPVDADGKILMVRQYRNALNRYTLEIPAGKLDAPDEPKIECAYRELEEETGFRTEKLEYLMSVNTTVAFCDEAIDIFVAHNLIPSHQHLDEDEVIEVEAWELKDLEEMIYTGKITDGKTIAALMAYGRKYRSVDKKDELV; encoded by the coding sequence ATGGGAAAAGTAGAAAATGAAGGAATGCCGGTGGTACGTCTGGACCGCCAGTTAAAATACCAGGGAAATATCCTGAAAATGTATGAAGATACAGTTCTGGCAAATGGCCATGAGGCTCATTGGGATTTTATCCATCACGATGGCGCAGCTGCAGTCCTGCCGGTGGATGCAGATGGGAAGATCCTTATGGTACGCCAGTACCGCAATGCCTTAAACCGCTATACACTGGAGATTCCTGCAGGAAAGCTGGATGCCCCGGATGAGCCAAAGATCGAATGCGCTTACAGAGAACTGGAAGAGGAAACTGGTTTTCGTACTGAAAAGCTGGAATATCTGATGAGCGTAAATACTACGGTTGCATTCTGTGATGAAGCTATTGATATTTTTGTAGCCCACAACCTGATCCCGTCTCACCAGCATCTGGATGAAGATGAGGTCATTGAAGTGGAAGCATGGGAATTAAAAGATCTGGAAGAGATGATCTATACCGGAAAGATCACAGACGGCAAAACAATAGCGGCACTGATGGCTTATGGCCGTAAATACCGCTCTGTAGACAAAAAAGATGAACTGGTATAA